TATGTCTTCTGTGTCTCAGCTCGTATCCGTTCGTCCTACTTTTAGCCTTTGTTTCCCACGCCCTGTATTCCGTTCTTCCTGCTTTGGCtatattttattctttcctCTGCACTCTCTGGATTGCATTTTGGTTATCAAGTCCTGTGAGCCGACCATCTGAAGCCGACTGAACGACTGATAGTAGTCAGGCTAGTATTGGTCCAGGTTTTGATGTCGATTGCTTTCGTGTTTGTAGCACGAAGTCGTTGCCGTACCGTCCGGAGAGTATCGAAAGTCATGGCCGGCCAATTGTTTAACTCCTTCGCTCCACTCCCTCAACACGTTCGCCACGTTCTTGGCACGCGCTACGCGAActtctccggtctccggtctcTAGAGTTTCCCCTCTTTCCGTTCTTATGGTGCCGTCAATCGCCATCAAATATTGATACCCCATCATCGGTTTGCCATCCCGCGCGGGCCTCTCGGGACTGGAAGGACTTTCCCCAAAAATCGCTCTTGATATCGGGGAAGCGGCTCGActcagctcggctcggcttcaGGATAATCAACGTTGACGTGGTCAGCGCCCTCCCGCTCAGCGACCCCCGCTTTCCCCGTTCCCGTAGCTCTGAAAAAAAGACGAAATCGCCATTTTCTGTGACATGCGCCCTTTCCAGAGCGCGCTGCTCCGGACGCCTGCCAGCCACGCCTGGCTCGGATGATGCTACATTCCGTCGGCGGCGCTCTAGTCAGCAGTTAGTAGTTCAGCGCGCTCGGGCGGCTCGGAGAGTGTTGCGTGGTGTTGGGCCAAACGCGCCCCCGTGGAGGTCCTGTGTATCTGCGTGCCTGTACGCGCCCCCGTGGCCTCAGATAATATACGATTAATTGGACGACCCAGCGAAGGACCCAGCGACGCCATCTCCAACGCCACGCTGGTGAGGCAGGCGAGCAGGCACACAACAAGCCCGATACCCGAGGGAGTCCTGACCGCTCATGCGCTCTCCGCCACAAGCACGTGCATCGGGCGGCCCGTGAGGACACTGGAGTTGGTAGCGGGAAAATCGATAGGCCCCAACCGCAGTTCCTGTGCCACGTCCTGTGCTTCGCCACCCCACCCGTCGCGTTATCCTTGCGATTAAGAAGGTGCGTGCAGTTCGCCCAGCTGCATTCGATCATCGTCACCCCACACAGAGAGTGCAGTGTGAGTTGTGAACCCCTGTTCCTTTCTCTGATCTCGGTTTTTGTCTCTacatcctctctctctctctctctcaccccATTCCTCAACGCGCGTGCAGTGCTTCCTGGGCAGGTGGCGTACCCTTCACGGCGCACCCAGCAGCAGACGAGGCctggctgtctgtctgtgccAATCTGTCCTCCTCCAGGACATCCGCCATCCAGCCGCACCCGAATCCACATGCCATCCGTTCAAACAGTGGTCTACGAACAGTGACTGCGTAACGTGGATCTGAGGCTCTCGTGCAGGAGGTCTGTATCGTCCCTGTGATTTTCACACCCCTTAAGACCACACCCCCACCCAGCACCCctcacacacagaaacacagtTCACACAGTCCCCCAAAAGGGTTTTGCCTGATTTGAGCgcgatttcttcttcttctctctggGAAAGCCCCGGAAATAGGACACCACGAAAAATGACGCCCAAAAAACGGGATCAACACAGTTGAACAGGCGATGAAGTGAgcagcgatagagagagagagagagagagagagagaaaaagagtgGGAGAGAGCAAAACAGGTGTAGGCACTCGCGGACTCCAATTAAAGCAACGTCTGCAAGGGTGGTGGCGTTGCTGCGCTGTTACGGCTGGTAGATTAGTGAAAGTACCGACCAAGGATGTGTTCACGAGTGCTGGTCCTGGCCGGGCTACTAGCGCTACAGCACTACGTAGGAATTGGTAAGTAcacggggaagaaaaagaggCAAGAAGGCTCCAGACCAACGCCGGACCGATCTCTCCCGCAGGCCTCTGTTCGGAGGATGAAGAACGGCTGGTGCGAGATCTGTTCCGTGGCTACAACAAGCTGATTCGGCCGGTCCAAAACATGACCCAGAAGGTGGACGTCCGGTTCGGGCTAGCGTTCGTGCAGCTAATCAACGTGGTACGTATCCTTGTCGGGCTTGTCCTTGTGTGGTGCAGGGTGCTCACGCATCACCTCCGCGTCCGCAGAACGAAAAGAATCAAATCATGAAGTCGAACGTCTGGCTGCGGTTGGTGTGGAGCGACTACCAGCTCCAGTGGGACGAGGCCGACTACGGTGGCATCGGCGTGCTGCGGTTGCCCCCGGACAAGGTGTGGAAGCCGGACATTGTGCTGTTCAACAAGTAAGTTCGGTGCGCCGACCACCCAGATAACCCTAACCCAACGGCCCGTTCTGGTTCTGGTCCTTCCCCCAACGAGCAGTGCCGATGGGAACTACGAGGTGCGCTACAAATCGAACGTGCTGATCTACCCGAACGGGGAGGTGCTGTGGGTGCCGCCGGCCATCTACCAGAGCTCGTGCACGATCGACGTCACGTACTTCCCGTTCGACCAGCAGACCTGCATCATGAAGTTCGGCTCGTGGACGTTCAACGGGGACCAGGTGTCGCTCGCGCTCTACAACAACAAGAACTTCGTCGACCTGTCCGACTACTGGAAGTCCGGCACGTGGGACATCATCGAGGTGCCGGCGTACCTGAACGTGTACGAGGGCAACCCGACCGAGACGGACATCACGTTCtacatcatcatccgccgcaAGACCCTCTTCTACACCGTCAACTTGATCCTGCCGACCGTGCTGATCTCGTTCCTGTGCGTGCTGGTCTTCTACCTTCCGGCCGAGGCCGGCGAGAAGGTAACGCTCGGCATCAGCATTCTGCTCTCGCTGGTcgtgtttctgctgctggtgtcgaAGATACTGCCGCCGACCTCGCTGGTGCTCCCGCTCATCGCCAAGTACCTGCTGTTCACCTTCATCATGAACACGGTCTCCATCCTGGTGAcggtcatcatcatcaactggAACTTCCGTGGGCCGCGCACCCACCGGATGCCGATGTGGATCCGGTCCGTGTTTCTCCACTACCTGCcggcgatgctgctgatgaagcGCCCGCGCAAGACGCGCCTCCGCTGGATGATGGAGATGCCGGGCATGAGCGTGCCGCCGCAACCGCACACCCACCCGTCGTACGGGTCGCCGGCCGAGATCCCGAAGCACATCAGCGCGCTCGGCGCCAAGCAGTCCAAGATGGAGGTGATGGAGCTGTCCGATCTGCACCACCCGAACTGCAAGATGAACCGCAAGCTCAACAGCGGCGACCTGGGCATCGGCGCCGACAGCTGCCGGCGGGAGAGTGAGAGCTCCGACTCGATTCTCCTGTCGCCCGAAGCCAGCAAAGCGACGGAGGCGGTCGAGTTCATCGCCGAGCACCTGCGCAACGAGGACCTCTACATACAGGTGAACCGTACTGCCCGCTGCACGCCAAGCCAAGCTGGTCAAGCTAATCACAATCTCAACCCCCGTTCTATATCGAGCAGACCCGCGAAGACTGGAAGTACGTCGCCATGGTCATCGACAGGTTGCAGCTGTACATCTTCTTCATCGTCACCACGGCCGGCACGGTCGGCATTCTGATGGATGCTCCCCACATCTTCGAGTACGTGGACCAGGACCGCATCATCGAGATCTACCGGGGCAAATAGGTGCCCGCGCGACAGGAGTCGTTCGTACTTCAGCGCCGCCATCTTCATATTCCTCTCTCCATCTTTTTGCAGGCTATCCGGCAGGCGAACCGTGCGCCGTCACCCATAATCTGTTGTTAGATgcagaaaatgcaaaacgcaaaacgcaaaacacattTGCTCAAGTGCGCTCTCCTTCCGGCAGGCGGGCGGGCGTGGTAGGTACGGTCGGTACACGTATACCAACAgcacaaagaagaaaaaacaaatgccaaaCGCAACATATATAGTAACACAAGAAGCGAATAATCGAAGAACGATACAACATTTAGTACACGCGGATAGTCCAGACgcacaaaaccaacaacctATTCGTGCCAATCAACGTAGGCAGTGAAACGAACCGCACATATTTACCCCGTAAGTGTTTGTGTGGTGTCCTTGTTTTGGTTAAGCTGAAGTAGTTAGCACTGTAACCGGCAACAACAGTGCCAGTGCCTGCGTGTGTGACGGTACCGTAGACGTGAGGTCGGATCAGAGCGGCTTAAGGACCGTAACCGCAATGGTAGGCGTATCACGCGCCCCGCGGGAGTTTTGTAACGGTTGGGTTTTTTTATATCGTAAAACGTAATCTCTAAGTAGGCACAAAAGTCTGCGATGCAGTGCTGCTGCATGCTTTCACGGTGTGCCGGCCGAGCACCTGAGGGGGGGCTCAGTGGTTGGGAAAGGATGCACAACATGATTttagcataaaaacaaacaaaaaaaattgcattcccACGTGCTCGAAAACAGATCGATCGTTAACGAGCAAATACTGCAAACTAACTAGAGCCAACATTTCTACCGGATACGGAtacatttgtttaaaatatataaatatatgcAACATGCTCAAAATGTTTATAGTATTGAAAGTCGGCATTCGACAGGTATCGGTAGGTGCGGGTCTACCGATAGAAAGCTCGAACCGATTCGTTTAACCACGCGTTGGTGTGGatcaccgttttttttcggaaggaTGTTTTGTTATAAGCGACTATGTATCCTGACCACATAGATTGTTAGCATTGTGCTCCAATGTGTCCGTTTCAACCGCCTACCGTCTAGTATGTTTGAGTaataaaacacatttcgtTTGCAAGACCAGGCGCGACCCAGACAGGAAGATTCTGTGGTCTGTGGTAGCACCTGTTTGTGATATGTCAAGGGCTCTGATATGCCTAGTTCTTACCTACAGTTTTGTCTATA
Above is a genomic segment from Anopheles bellator chromosome X, idAnoBellAS_SP24_06.2, whole genome shotgun sequence containing:
- the LOC131213765 gene encoding acetylcholine receptor subunit beta-like 1, whose protein sequence is MCSRVLVLAGLLALQHYVGIGLCSEDEERLVRDLFRGYNKLIRPVQNMTQKVDVRFGLAFVQLINVNEKNQIMKSNVWLRLVWSDYQLQWDEADYGGIGVLRLPPDKVWKPDIVLFNNADGNYEVRYKSNVLIYPNGEVLWVPPAIYQSSCTIDVTYFPFDQQTCIMKFGSWTFNGDQVSLALYNNKNFVDLSDYWKSGTWDIIEVPAYLNVYEGNPTETDITFYIIIRRKTLFYTVNLILPTVLISFLCVLVFYLPAEAGEKVTLGISILLSLVVFLLLVSKILPPTSLVLPLIAKYLLFTFIMNTVSILVTVIIINWNFRGPRTHRMPMWIRSVFLHYLPAMLLMKRPRKTRLRWMMEMPGMSVPPQPHTHPSYGSPAEIPKHISALGAKQSKMEVMELSDLHHPNCKMNRKLNSGDLGIGADSCRRESESSDSILLSPEASKATEAVEFIAEHLRNEDLYIQTREDWKYVAMVIDRLQLYIFFIVTTAGTVGILMDAPHIFEYVDQDRIIEIYRGK